The following proteins come from a genomic window of Sorghum bicolor cultivar BTx623 chromosome 3, Sorghum_bicolor_NCBIv3, whole genome shotgun sequence:
- the LOC110434142 gene encoding uncharacterized protein LOC110434142 isoform X1, with protein MPRRGKSSKPSYGRTTGSPYIHKPLPSGVPVPMCFCGDPCKVEISEDEETYRQRYWMCSNFAWEPTPKQRRSNFITPPPLCDFEQWIDTEIKESDKRLLQGLKEWDAERAEILEKRRREEAQKREHKEEEERRRVAAAREEREKKLERVRRAKAAMDENPDAQRKGKWPRCTQ; from the exons ATGCCACGTCGTGGAAAAAGTAGCAAACCAAG CTATGGCCGGACGACCGGGAGTCCGTACATCCACAAGCCGCTTCCTAGCGGTGTTCCAGTACCTATGTGCTTTTGTGGTGATCCTTGCAAGGTAGAAATTTCGGAAGACGAGGAAACCTATCGGCAGAGGTATTGGATGTGTTCGAATTTTGCCTGGGAGCCTACGCCAAAACAACGCCGCAGTAACTTTATT ACCCCTCCACCATTGTGTGATTTTGAGCAGTGGATCGACACTGAGATTAAGGAGTCCGACAAGCGGCTTCTACAAGGCCTAAAGGAGTGGGATGCAGAGCGTGCAGAGATATTAGAGAAGAGACGTAGAGAGGAGGCTCAAAAGCGGGAGcacaaggaagaggaggaaagaAGACGTGTTGCTGCGGCTCGGGAGGAGAGGGAAAAGAAGCTTGAGCGTGTGCGCCGAGCGAAGGCAGCGATGGATGAGAATCCAGATGCCCAGAGGAAGGGAAAGTGGCCTCGTTGCACTCAGTAG
- the LOC110434142 gene encoding uncharacterized protein LOC110434142 isoform X2, whose amino-acid sequence MPRRGKSSKPSYGRTTGSPYIHKPLPSGVPVPMCFCGDPCKVEISEDEETYRQRYWMCSNFAWEPTPKQRRSNFIWIDTEIKESDKRLLQGLKEWDAERAEILEKRRREEAQKREHKEEEERRRVAAAREEREKKLERVRRAKAAMDENPDAQRKGKWPRCTQ is encoded by the exons ATGCCACGTCGTGGAAAAAGTAGCAAACCAAG CTATGGCCGGACGACCGGGAGTCCGTACATCCACAAGCCGCTTCCTAGCGGTGTTCCAGTACCTATGTGCTTTTGTGGTGATCCTTGCAAGGTAGAAATTTCGGAAGACGAGGAAACCTATCGGCAGAGGTATTGGATGTGTTCGAATTTTGCCTGGGAGCCTACGCCAAAACAACGCCGCAGTAACTTTATT TGGATCGACACTGAGATTAAGGAGTCCGACAAGCGGCTTCTACAAGGCCTAAAGGAGTGGGATGCAGAGCGTGCAGAGATATTAGAGAAGAGACGTAGAGAGGAGGCTCAAAAGCGGGAGcacaaggaagaggaggaaagaAGACGTGTTGCTGCGGCTCGGGAGGAGAGGGAAAAGAAGCTTGAGCGTGTGCGCCGAGCGAAGGCAGCGATGGATGAGAATCCAGATGCCCAGAGGAAGGGAAAGTGGCCTCGTTGCACTCAGTAG
- the LOC110433639 gene encoding zinc finger BED domain-containing protein DAYSLEEPER-like, with amino-acid sequence MIILHEYPLSMVDHTGFRRFVSALQPLFKMVTRNTIRKDIVDAYKEERKKALEYMAGSKSRVAITTDMWTSDNQRRGYMAITAHFIDDSWTLRNIIMRFIYVPAPHTSYAYLVWWTPMLLFFVCACEAVSL; translated from the exons ATGATCATACTACATGAGTATCCCTTATCTATGGTTGACCACACTGGTTTTAGAAGATTTGTGAGTGCACTTCAGCCATTATTCAAGATGGTGACACGAAACACTATTAG GAAGGACATAGTGGATGCATATAAGGAAGAAAGGAAGAAGGCCTTAGAATACATGGCTGGATCTAAGTCAAGGGTGGCTATTACCACAGATATGTGGACTTCTGACAACCAAAGGAGGGGATACATGGCAATCACAGCACATTTCATTGATGATTCATGGACACTTCGAAACATAATCATGAG GTTCATATATGTGCCCGCTCCACACACCT CATATGCTTATCTTGTATGGTGGACACCTATGTTGTTGTTCTTTGTATGTGCCTGTGAGGCTGTGAGCCTGTGA
- the LOC8060341 gene encoding E3 ubiquitin-protein ligase EL5 — protein sequence MSGQSSSSYGDTDHGTDSASSSIGWAPHGRGMTACLIVVNVVLVALVYLYFWRLFSRKRAGASSSATNNPVDHDDDDDASSTASTPPSSPPTSQDLHDRLVASLPTFVARSGSGAGAECAVCIAELRDGDEGRALPRCGHRFHAACVDAWLRRRHTTCPLCRASVVVAGEEAGPKGSGVTDTTTAAALEDMDAPV from the coding sequence ATGTCAGGGCAGAGCTCAAGCTCCTATGGTGACACTGACCATGGCACGGACAGCGCATCCAGCAGCATCGGATGGGCACCACACGGCCGCGGCATGACGGCCTGCCTCATCGTCGTCAACGTCGTGCTCGTCGCCCTCGTCTACCTCTACTTCTGGAGGCTGTTCTCCCGCAAACGCGCCGGCGCGTCCTCCTCAGCCACTAACAACCCCGTGGAccacgacgacgatgacgacgcaTCGTCCACCGCCTCGACGCCGCCATCCTCGCCTCCAACGTCCCAGGATCTGCACGACCGCCTCGTGGCGTCGCTGCCGACGTTCGTCGCGCGCTCCGggtccggcgccggcgccgagtGCGCGGTGTGCATCGCGGAGCTGCGGGACGGCGACGAAGGGCGCGCGCTGCCGCGGTGCGGGCACCGGTTCCACGCGGCGTGCGTCGACGcttggctgcggcggcggcacaCCACCTGCCCGCTCTGCCGGGCcagcgtcgtcgtcgccggGGAGGAGGCGGGGCCCAAGGGCAGTGGCGTAACGGACACGACGACGGCCGCGGCTCTCGAGGATATGGACGCACCGGTCTAG